In Polaribacter sp. Hel_I_88, the following proteins share a genomic window:
- a CDS encoding M20/M25/M40 family metallo-hydrolase, with the protein MKTKLFSVVVFLMLLGSCSKPKLIEIDSERLLETVKTLSDDSYEGRAFSKPGSKKAQTLILERFKETGLQPVINNNLFQEFSHTFKGKDRQDVFPIEKPNQDYSNVPDTTAFGANIVGMLKGQSEKSIVITAHYDHLGIRDGKIYNGADDNASGTAALFTIAEYFKTRPTKHNLIFAAVDAEEIGSLGAEYFLKNYSDKSNINLNINLDMIAHSDYDPELFGCGLFHYPDLRDPLEDIKSEKAILLFGHDDSENTEQSDWTFSSDHRVFHRQKIPFIYFGVPDHKDYHRDSDTFGSINQEFYIEAVKIIIQAVENLDEHLAD; encoded by the coding sequence ATGAAAACAAAATTATTTTCAGTTGTTGTATTCCTTATGCTTTTAGGGAGCTGCAGCAAACCAAAACTAATTGAAATTGATAGTGAAAGGCTATTAGAAACTGTAAAAACATTATCTGATGATTCTTATGAAGGGAGAGCTTTTTCAAAACCAGGAAGTAAGAAAGCCCAAACACTTATTTTAGAAAGATTTAAAGAGACTGGTCTTCAACCTGTTATCAATAATAACTTATTTCAAGAATTTTCGCATACTTTTAAAGGTAAGGACAGACAAGATGTTTTTCCTATAGAAAAACCTAATCAAGATTATTCTAATGTTCCAGATACAACTGCTTTTGGTGCAAATATAGTAGGCATGCTTAAAGGACAATCTGAAAAAAGTATTGTAATTACTGCACATTACGATCATTTAGGCATTAGAGATGGCAAAATTTATAATGGTGCAGATGATAATGCTTCAGGTACAGCAGCTTTATTTACCATTGCAGAATATTTTAAAACAAGACCTACAAAACATAATTTAATTTTTGCTGCTGTAGATGCAGAAGAAATTGGTTCTTTAGGTGCTGAATATTTTCTTAAAAATTATAGCGATAAATCTAACATTAATTTAAACATCAATTTAGATATGATTGCTCATAGTGATTATGACCCAGAACTTTTTGGTTGTGGATTGTTTCATTATCCAGACTTAAGAGATCCTTTAGAAGATATAAAATCAGAAAAAGCAATTTTATTATTTGGACATGATGATTCTGAAAATACAGAACAATCAGATTGGACTTTTTCTTCTGACCATAGAGTTTTTCATAGACAGAAAATTCCTTTTATTTATTTTGGCGTTCCTGATCATAAAGATTATCATAGAGACTCTGATACTTTTGGGTCTATTAACCAAGAATTTTATATTGAAGCTGTAAAAATAATTATACAGGCTGTAGAAAACCTAGATGAGCATTTAGCTGACTAA
- a CDS encoding PQQ-dependent sugar dehydrogenase — protein sequence MKKLSLFLMLILLFSCKIKSQNNIQNSIDYEVVVKDLNIPWGFTFLPDNSILITEKEGQLIHFKNGKKITVSGMPEVTLRGQGGLMDIEKHPNFKENRLIYFTYASAEGEGSGANTTLMSAKFENNTLTNQKVLYKAEPNSRKGQHFGSRIVFDKDNHVYFSVGDRGNRDENPQNITRDCGKVYRLNDDGTIPDDNPFVDVDNAKKAIFSYGHRNPQGMEINPFTNEIWSHEHGPKGGDEINIVQKGKNYGWPIISYGVNYSGTKFTEITEKEGMEQPLHYWTPSIAPSGMAFVNSDNYPNWKGNLLVGSLKFEYIANCTLENGKVIKEEKILEGLGRVRSIEQGNDGFMYVGIEGLGIVKIVLK from the coding sequence ATGAAAAAATTATCACTTTTTTTAATGCTGATTCTACTATTTTCTTGCAAAATAAAATCTCAAAATAATATTCAAAATTCTATTGATTATGAGGTTGTTGTTAAAGATTTAAACATTCCTTGGGGATTTACTTTTTTACCAGATAATTCTATTTTGATAACAGAAAAAGAAGGCCAACTGATTCACTTTAAAAATGGAAAAAAGATAACTGTTTCTGGAATGCCTGAAGTTACGCTTCGTGGTCAAGGAGGTTTAATGGATATTGAAAAACATCCAAATTTTAAAGAAAATAGATTAATTTATTTTACATACGCTTCTGCAGAAGGTGAAGGAAGTGGTGCAAATACTACATTAATGAGCGCTAAGTTTGAAAATAATACATTAACCAATCAGAAAGTTTTATATAAAGCCGAGCCTAATAGTAGAAAAGGACAGCATTTTGGTTCTAGAATTGTTTTTGATAAAGATAATCACGTTTATTTTAGTGTTGGAGATCGAGGAAATAGAGATGAAAATCCACAGAATATTACCAGAGATTGTGGTAAAGTGTATCGTTTAAATGATGATGGAACAATTCCAGATGATAATCCTTTTGTGGATGTTGACAATGCTAAAAAAGCTATTTTTAGTTACGGACATAGAAATCCTCAAGGAATGGAAATCAATCCATTTACGAATGAAATTTGGAGTCATGAACATGGTCCAAAAGGTGGAGATGAAATTAATATTGTTCAAAAAGGAAAAAATTATGGTTGGCCAATAATCAGTTATGGTGTAAATTATTCAGGTACAAAATTTACAGAAATTACAGAAAAAGAAGGCATGGAGCAACCTTTACATTATTGGACACCTTCAATTGCACCAAGTGGTATGGCTTTTGTAAATTCTGATAATTATCCCAATTGGAAAGGAAATTTATTAGTAGGTTCCTTAAAATTTGAATACATTGCTAATTGTACATTAGAAAACGGAAAAGTTATCAAAGAAGAAAAAATATTAGAAGGTTTAGGAAGAGTACGTTCTATTGAGCAAGGAAATGATGGATTTATGTATGTTGGAATTGAAGGTCTAGGAATCGTTAAAATCGTTTTAAAATAA
- a CDS encoding KTSC domain-containing protein, translating to MKRIKEYKKLFEVEGKIDLKELKKTYRNLVKEWHPDKFTDEEKKEEAETVSTKIIDGYHFLVSIAPETKEANLDAYKTTITDFQVADWHHKGMLLEVTFTDGNTYEYFGVSKILFGKFVNARSMNNFGKRNIFNSFLYRKSKKASVMA from the coding sequence ATGAAACGTATTAAAGAGTATAAAAAATTATTCGAAGTTGAAGGAAAGATTGACTTAAAGGAATTAAAAAAAACGTATAGGAACCTTGTAAAAGAATGGCATCCAGATAAATTTACAGACGAAGAAAAGAAGGAAGAAGCTGAAACTGTAAGTACAAAAATTATTGATGGTTATCATTTTTTGGTGAGTATTGCCCCTGAAACTAAAGAAGCTAATTTAGATGCTTACAAAACTACAATAACAGATTTTCAAGTAGCAGATTGGCATCATAAAGGAATGTTATTAGAAGTTACTTTTACAGATGGAAATACCTATGAGTATTTTGGTGTAAGTAAAATTCTTTTTGGAAAATTCGTAAATGCTAGATCTATGAATAATTTCGGAAAAAGAAATATTTTCAACTCCTTCTTGTATAGAAAATCGAAAAAAGCTTCAGTAATGGCGTAA
- a CDS encoding acyl-CoA dehydrogenase family protein: MSAETTNKELLRGGQFLVKETKCEDVFTPEDFSEEQVMMKEAVKEFTEREIIAHRDRFEAKDYALTEEVMKKAGELGFLGVAVPEEYGGMGMGFVSTMITCEYISSGNGSLSTAFGAHTGIGTMPITLYGTEEQKQKYVPKLATGEWMGAYCLTEPGAGSDANSGKTTAELSADGKSYKINGQKMWISNAGFCNVMIVFARIENDKNITSFIVEYDAANPNGITLGEEEHKLGIRASSTRQVFYNDTIVPAENMLSSRGGGFKIAVNALNVGRIKLAAACLDSQRRVLTTALKYATERKQFKTPIADFGAIKAKLAEMATNTYAGESASYRAAKDIEDRIEMRLAAGNTHQEAELKGVEEYAIECSILKVTVSEDVQACADEGIQIFGGMGFSEETPMEAAWRDARIARIYEGTNEINRMLAVGMLVKKAMKGHVDLLGPATEVGNELMGIPSFDTPDYSELFAEEKEMIAKMKKVFLMVAGSAIQKFGPDLEEHQQLLMAAANILNEVYMAESTLLRAEKNAKRFGEDAQEGQIAMAKLYLYNAVEIVAKNGKEGIISFAEGDEQRMLLMGLKRFTKYANYPNVVALRNLIAEKMKAENSYCF, translated from the coding sequence ATGAGTGCTGAAACTACAAATAAAGAATTACTAAGAGGAGGACAATTCCTAGTAAAAGAAACAAAGTGTGAAGATGTATTTACTCCTGAAGATTTTTCTGAAGAGCAAGTAATGATGAAAGAAGCTGTAAAGGAATTTACAGAACGTGAAATTATTGCACACAGAGATCGTTTTGAAGCAAAAGATTATGCTTTAACAGAAGAAGTAATGAAAAAAGCTGGTGAATTGGGCTTTTTAGGAGTGGCTGTTCCTGAAGAATATGGAGGAATGGGAATGGGTTTTGTATCAACTATGATTACCTGTGAGTACATTTCTAGTGGAAATGGTTCTTTAAGTACTGCTTTTGGTGCGCATACAGGAATTGGTACAATGCCAATAACTTTATATGGAACAGAAGAACAAAAACAAAAATACGTACCAAAATTAGCTACAGGCGAATGGATGGGTGCTTATTGTTTAACAGAACCAGGTGCAGGCTCTGATGCCAATTCAGGAAAAACTACAGCAGAGCTTTCTGCTGATGGAAAATCATACAAAATTAACGGACAAAAAATGTGGATCTCAAATGCAGGCTTCTGTAATGTTATGATCGTTTTTGCTCGTATTGAAAATGATAAAAATATTACTAGTTTTATAGTTGAGTATGATGCTGCAAATCCAAATGGAATTACCTTAGGAGAAGAAGAACATAAATTAGGAATTAGAGCTTCCTCTACAAGACAAGTATTTTATAATGATACGATTGTTCCTGCAGAAAATATGTTATCTTCTAGAGGTGGTGGATTTAAAATTGCTGTAAATGCTTTAAATGTTGGACGTATTAAATTAGCTGCTGCTTGTTTAGATTCGCAAAGAAGAGTATTAACAACGGCTTTAAAATATGCTACAGAACGTAAACAATTTAAAACGCCTATTGCAGATTTTGGTGCTATTAAAGCAAAATTAGCAGAAATGGCAACCAATACGTATGCTGGAGAATCTGCAAGTTACAGAGCTGCAAAAGATATTGAAGACAGAATTGAAATGAGATTGGCTGCTGGAAACACGCATCAAGAAGCAGAGTTAAAAGGAGTTGAAGAATATGCTATTGAATGTTCTATTTTAAAAGTTACAGTTTCTGAAGATGTACAAGCTTGTGCAGATGAAGGAATTCAAATTTTTGGAGGAATGGGCTTTTCTGAAGAAACACCAATGGAAGCTGCTTGGAGAGATGCAAGAATTGCACGTATTTACGAAGGAACCAACGAAATTAACAGAATGTTAGCTGTTGGAATGTTAGTAAAGAAAGCAATGAAAGGTCATGTAGATTTATTAGGACCAGCAACAGAGGTTGGAAATGAATTAATGGGCATTCCTTCTTTTGATACACCAGATTATTCAGAATTATTTGCTGAAGAAAAAGAGATGATTGCCAAAATGAAAAAAGTCTTTTTGATGGTAGCAGGTTCTGCAATTCAGAAATTTGGTCCAGATCTAGAGGAGCATCAACAATTATTAATGGCTGCAGCAAATATTTTAAATGAAGTATATATGGCAGAATCTACTCTATTGAGAGCAGAGAAAAACGCAAAACGTTTTGGAGAGGATGCTCAAGAAGGACAAATTGCAATGGCTAAACTTTATTTATACAATGCTGTAGAAATTGTTGCAAAAAATGGTAAAGAAGGTATTATTTCTTTTGCTGAGGGTGATGAACAAAGAATGTTATTAATGGGATTAAAACGATTTACTAAATACGCGAATTATCCTAATGTAGTAGCATTAAGAAATTTAATAGCAGAAAAGATGAAAGCAGAAAACAGCTATTGTTTCTAA
- a CDS encoding right-handed parallel beta-helix repeat-containing protein — protein sequence MLHTSLKLKIATLILFISCHFSLNAKDYYVHPTLGNDANSGMSINDSFKTLSHLNNIKFLPGDRIFLASNQTYEGSINLKNQQGTKEKPITINTISWNSTNAIIPAIINFKGAPNGILIEDSSFINISNLQLTANGYYNNDEKVSKMRCGILITNKLSKQMSNITINKVSIFDVYYENEGFTRGKGEVKTANGTQKYGWGIRVINSNPKALIEDVYIENSHIKSVSHTGIKLTGKKYNITNVFISDNKVEATGGPGIQMSGVKNVTVKNNTVTHSGSTDDTRKWGRGSGLWTWSASHILIEKNKFLYANGPGDSAGAHIDFNCDNVVLQYNLSAYNAGGFCEILGNNYNCAYRYNISINDGHRVKGVNGAFQEGKIFWLSGYQGTNKKRKGPVNSYFYNNTIYSDSTIVSKIAIDNTSKGILIANNIFYLKGASKAVLGDQYRPDKSSDKGVENVFFKNNLFLNQKNWPKEIGIHDSNPIYGDPLFLNAGGIELQDYFPRNKSLVENKGIEITFLPGDTEGLLQDFKLNKDILGNTIKNKPTLGAILYKEKYYRQNK from the coding sequence ATGTTACATACCTCTCTTAAATTAAAAATAGCCACTTTAATATTGTTTATTTCTTGTCATTTTTCTTTAAATGCCAAAGATTATTATGTACATCCTACATTAGGAAACGATGCTAATTCAGGTATGTCCATCAACGATTCATTTAAAACATTAAGTCATTTAAATAATATTAAATTCCTTCCTGGAGACAGAATCTTTCTAGCATCAAACCAAACCTATGAAGGAAGCATCAATTTAAAAAATCAACAAGGAACCAAAGAAAAACCAATAACTATCAATACTATTTCATGGAACTCTACTAACGCTATAATTCCTGCAATTATTAATTTTAAAGGAGCACCAAATGGAATTCTAATTGAAGATTCTAGTTTTATCAATATTTCCAATTTACAGTTAACAGCAAATGGGTATTATAATAATGATGAAAAAGTTTCCAAAATGCGATGTGGTATTTTGATTACGAATAAACTGTCAAAACAGATGTCGAATATTACCATCAATAAAGTTTCTATTTTTGATGTTTATTATGAAAATGAAGGTTTTACAAGAGGGAAAGGCGAAGTTAAAACAGCTAATGGTACTCAAAAATATGGATGGGGAATTCGAGTTATTAATTCAAATCCCAAAGCACTTATAGAGGATGTTTATATTGAAAATTCACATATAAAAAGTGTATCTCATACAGGAATAAAGTTAACTGGAAAAAAATATAATATTACGAATGTTTTTATATCCGACAATAAAGTGGAAGCAACTGGTGGTCCTGGTATTCAAATGTCAGGAGTAAAAAATGTTACCGTTAAAAACAATACAGTTACGCACTCTGGAAGTACTGATGATACTAGAAAATGGGGACGTGGAAGTGGCTTGTGGACATGGAGTGCTTCTCATATTCTTATTGAAAAAAATAAGTTTTTATATGCTAATGGTCCAGGCGATTCTGCAGGTGCTCATATAGATTTTAATTGCGATAATGTAGTATTGCAATACAATTTAAGTGCGTATAATGCAGGTGGTTTTTGTGAAATATTAGGCAATAACTATAATTGCGCTTATCGTTACAATATTAGCATTAATGATGGGCATAGAGTTAAAGGCGTTAACGGAGCGTTTCAAGAAGGTAAGATTTTTTGGCTGAGTGGTTATCAAGGCACCAATAAAAAAAGAAAAGGCCCTGTTAACTCTTATTTTTATAACAATACAATCTACTCTGATTCTACGATAGTTTCTAAAATTGCAATAGATAATACAAGTAAAGGTATCTTGATTGCAAATAATATTTTTTATTTAAAAGGAGCGTCCAAAGCTGTTTTAGGAGACCAATATAGACCTGATAAATCAAGTGATAAAGGAGTAGAAAATGTATTTTTTAAAAATAATTTATTTCTTAATCAGAAAAATTGGCCTAAAGAAATTGGTATTCATGATTCTAATCCAATTTATGGAGATCCTTTATTTTTAAATGCAGGGGGAATAGAATTACAGGATTATTTTCCTAGAAATAAAAGTTTAGTTGAAAATAAAGGTATTGAAATTACATTTTTGCCTGGAGATACAGAGGGATTATTACAAGACTTTAAACTAAACAAAGATATATTAGGAAACACCATTAAAAATAAGCCTACTCTCGGAGCTATTTTATATAAGGAAAAATATTACAGACAAAACAAGTAA
- a CDS encoding acetyl-CoA C-acyltransferase encodes MKTAYIVQGYRTAVTKSKKGAFRFKRADELAAETIQHLMKNLPEFDKTRIDDVIVGNAMPEGSQGLNMARLISLMGLKIEEVPGVTVNRFCSSGLETIGMAVAKIQSGMADCIIAGGAESMSSVPMTGFKPELNYDTVAAGHADYYWGMGNTAEAVADQFNVSRKDQDEFALNSHLKALKAQEENRFQDQIVPIEVEETYVDEKGKKATRKYTVNKDEGPRKGSNLAGLERLRPVFATNGSVTAGNSSQTSDGAAFVMVMSEDMVKELNIKPIARMVSYAAAGVPPRIMGIGPVAAIPKALKQAGLKQEDISLIELNEAFASQSLAVIRELGLDADIINVNGGAIALGHPLGCTGAKLSVQLFDEMRKRNMQGKYGMVTMCVGTGQGAAGIFEFLN; translated from the coding sequence ATGAAAACAGCATATATAGTACAAGGATATAGAACAGCAGTAACAAAGTCAAAAAAAGGCGCTTTTAGGTTTAAAAGAGCAGATGAATTGGCTGCTGAAACGATTCAGCATTTAATGAAAAATTTACCTGAATTCGATAAAACAAGAATTGATGATGTTATTGTAGGAAATGCAATGCCAGAAGGTTCTCAAGGCTTAAACATGGCACGTTTAATTTCTTTAATGGGATTAAAAATTGAAGAAGTTCCTGGAGTTACCGTAAATCGTTTCTGTTCTTCAGGATTAGAAACTATTGGTATGGCAGTTGCAAAAATACAATCTGGAATGGCAGACTGTATTATTGCTGGTGGAGCAGAAAGCATGAGTTCAGTGCCAATGACAGGTTTTAAACCAGAATTGAATTATGATACAGTTGCAGCTGGGCATGCAGATTATTATTGGGGAATGGGAAATACAGCAGAAGCTGTTGCAGATCAATTTAATGTTTCTAGAAAAGATCAAGATGAATTTGCATTAAATTCTCACCTAAAAGCATTAAAAGCGCAAGAAGAAAATCGTTTTCAAGACCAAATAGTTCCTATTGAAGTTGAAGAAACGTATGTTGATGAAAAAGGGAAAAAAGCGACAAGAAAATATACCGTAAATAAAGATGAAGGACCTAGAAAAGGATCTAACCTTGCTGGTTTAGAGCGTTTACGTCCTGTTTTTGCAACAAACGGATCTGTAACTGCTGGGAATTCATCGCAAACAAGTGATGGTGCTGCTTTTGTGATGGTGATGAGTGAAGATATGGTGAAGGAATTAAACATTAAACCAATTGCAAGAATGGTAAGCTATGCTGCTGCTGGAGTTCCTCCAAGAATTATGGGAATAGGACCAGTTGCTGCAATTCCAAAAGCATTAAAACAAGCAGGTTTAAAGCAAGAAGATATTAGTTTAATTGAATTGAATGAAGCTTTCGCTTCTCAATCATTAGCTGTTATTCGTGAGTTAGGATTAGATGCAGATATCATCAATGTAAATGGTGGTGCAATTGCCTTAGGACATCCTTTAGGTTGTACTGGAGCAAAATTATCTGTTCAACTTTTTGATGAAATGCGCAAGCGTAACATGCAAGGAAAATACGGAATGGTGACTATGTGTGTAGGAACTGGACAAGGAGCTGCAGGGATTTTTGAATTCCTTAATTAA
- a CDS encoding cytochrome c has protein sequence MKKFLLMIILGLFLFSFSKKEDSYTAINQDTKFAESIKRGEEIYIDMCTSCHMTNGEGKLNVYPPLAKSDYLMQKREASIRAIKYGLRGKIVVNGVTYKKMMSRLGLLDDEVADVMNYITNSWGNKNPKMITVEEVKAVSKK, from the coding sequence ATGAAAAAATTTTTATTGATGATAATTTTGGGCTTGTTCTTATTTTCTTTTTCAAAAAAAGAGGATAGCTACACAGCAATAAATCAAGATACTAAATTTGCAGAAAGTATAAAAAGGGGTGAGGAAATTTATATAGACATGTGTACTTCTTGTCATATGACAAATGGAGAAGGTAAGCTTAATGTATATCCTCCTTTAGCAAAATCGGATTATCTAATGCAAAAAAGAGAAGCTAGCATCAGAGCAATAAAATATGGGTTACGTGGAAAAATTGTTGTTAATGGAGTAACTTATAAAAAAATGATGTCTAGATTAGGTTTATTAGATGACGAAGTTGCAGATGTTATGAATTATATTACCAACTCTTGGGGGAATAAAAACCCAAAAATGATTACTGTAGAAGAAGTAAAGGCCGTTTCTAAAAAATAG
- the trxB gene encoding thioredoxin-disulfide reductase, with the protein MSENIERIKCLIIGSGPAGYSAAIYAARADMKPVMYTGMQMGGQLTTTTEVDNYPGYKNGTDGTAMMEDLKHQAERFGTEVRFGMVTKVDLSDKVGGIHKIIVDEEKHIEAETVIISTGATAKYLGIESEQRLIGGGVSACATCDGFFYKGQDVVVVGAGDTAAEEATYLANICKKVTVLVRKDYMKASKAMQHRVNKTKNIEVLYNTEIDEVLGANVVEGVRAINNQTKETHVIDVTGVFIAIGHTPNSDLFKGVLDMDEVGYLITKGKTTKTNLPGVFAAGDIQDKEYRQAITAAGTGCMAALDAERYLGALE; encoded by the coding sequence ATGTCAGAAAATATAGAAAGAATAAAATGTTTAATTATCGGTTCAGGACCTGCAGGATATTCAGCAGCAATTTACGCAGCAAGAGCAGACATGAAACCAGTAATGTACACAGGAATGCAAATGGGGGGGCAATTAACAACCACTACTGAAGTTGATAATTATCCTGGTTATAAAAATGGAACTGATGGAACAGCGATGATGGAAGATTTGAAACATCAAGCAGAACGTTTTGGAACAGAAGTTCGTTTTGGAATGGTTACTAAAGTTGATTTGAGTGATAAAGTTGGTGGAATTCATAAAATAATTGTTGATGAAGAAAAGCATATTGAAGCTGAAACAGTTATTATATCTACAGGTGCAACTGCAAAATATTTAGGAATTGAAAGCGAGCAACGTTTAATTGGTGGAGGTGTTTCTGCTTGTGCAACTTGTGATGGTTTCTTTTATAAAGGACAAGATGTTGTGGTAGTTGGAGCAGGAGATACTGCTGCAGAAGAGGCAACTTATTTAGCTAATATTTGTAAAAAAGTTACAGTTTTAGTTCGTAAAGATTATATGAAAGCGTCAAAAGCGATGCAACATAGAGTTAACAAAACTAAAAATATCGAAGTTTTATACAATACTGAGATTGATGAAGTATTGGGCGCAAATGTTGTAGAAGGTGTTAGAGCAATCAACAATCAAACAAAAGAAACACATGTTATTGATGTAACTGGTGTTTTTATTGCTATTGGGCATACACCAAATTCAGACTTGTTTAAAGGTGTTTTAGATATGGATGAAGTTGGCTATTTAATCACAAAAGGAAAGACGACCAAAACAAATTTACCAGGCGTTTTTGCTGCTGGAGACATTCAAGATAAAGAATACAGACAAGCAATAACTGCTGCAGGTACTGGTTGTATGGCTGCTTTAGATGCTGAACGTTATTTAGGCGCTTTAGAGTAA